In Drosophila sulfurigaster albostrigata strain 15112-1811.04 chromosome 4, ASM2355843v2, whole genome shotgun sequence, the sequence GTGTACATGatatgtatttcaaattttaaaagattatgaatatataaatttaatacagtGATGGAGTACATATTATGTAGTCATTTAATAACAggataaaaagtatatttaatgtGAGAATATTTCTTGAAAGCATTAAAATGTGGTCATACATATATGCtgtgtatatattgtatgtggTATAGACGACCAGTGTGTACATAagtatgcaaacaaaaaattgtaaatttaatgacCAGCATTTAAGATATGTACATGTGCACATTAAttctatatactatttatttactcaagttatttatttattcaagttaaaaatgtttttacttAGTTACTTACGGCAACATCACTGCATGCATAATTGACTGAGATATCATACGTGAACTTGCCGTTCCTTGGATCTTGGATCGGGCCGGCTTGGTTATTTGTCTATATAAATGAACCAAAACCAAATTCAACAACTGACCTTACACCTATCACAGGCACTTGATCAAAACTATGATGTAAGTGATAATTTATACCACATCATACCTAAAGAGAactctatttatttatatcgttttcaatatttacagGTCGTTAATATGGAAGCTGTTCTATCCGTTATCTGTGCACTGGAAGGAACTACAATTACAAAGGATCAACTGGAGGCCACCAGATTGGccaaatacataaatcaaCTGCGCCGCAGGACTAAAATGACCAACTGGCACGTCGAGCCAAATCGCTTTTAAAAATGGCGGGAAATGGTTGGCATTCAACATACTGTCGGTGATACGCAACCGACGAAACCTATTGCTGTCATTAATATAACGGAATCAACCATAAGTGATAACAACAATATAAGTGCGGGTCAACCGTACTGTTCAAATCAGCCTGACTCCACACTACCTAACACCGATTTATCTAATCCTCCTCAATTTGAAAACGACTcattgcaacagcaaacaagTTTTTCAAACTTGATACAGCATATAAGTATTGCCGATAGTGAAGAATCCTGCAAGTTAACGAATAATCAGCTAAATTCAAATCAACTAAAATCAACAACATTAATCAATGAACTTTCGACTAATTCAACTTCAGCAGCTGGGTCTGGTGCTGATAAACTTAACGAGAGCTCGATTGTCATCGATATTGAGTCCGATTCCGATGAAAATGATTGCGGTAGACAATTGCCTACTCAACCAAAGTTTACGACTTCATCTTTTTCGACATTTCTTACCCAAGACTACTCAAAgccaaaaaaactaaaaaaagataaaaagcGTAAGGAAAAAGTTCAAAACTATTCATTATTACATGAGACGTATtcagaaaaactaaaaattcttttaaaaatcAAGCGATTTTAATGACCTTTCTTTTAAAGACGAAAAGGCGACAAAACTGTTTCCCAATGATTCAGGTATGtctacaaaatttcatttaagaaTGTCTTAATCTCTTCTATTTTCTGATTCATGTCATCTAGAAATTTTATCACTGTCAAATAGCTCGATGAGCTCGATTTTATCTGGAGATGCCATTTCCATGTCTGCAAATTCGCAAAATAAGTGCCGCGCTACATGCGATTTAACATTTGCAGGCCGATTCAAGACAGTGAAACAGGATGTTACTTTAAATCACGACAATGACAATGGCCCAAAAACTAATTGTCAAATTAATGAAGTGGAGCAACCTATTTTAAAGACAATATATGAagagtatataaataatgacTCGAGCACTTCGTGTAGTCGGCTGTCATCATTTGAAGAACGGAGCCAACAGATTCACTTAAAATCATTTGTTGAACCAAACAAACCACAGCAATTGCTGTCACACGATAGTCATAAGGCGGATTTGCGCAATGAAAATCTTCCGACTGAAGTTCCAAAAAGGCGTGGACGAAAGAAAGGTTCAAAAGGCGTTGATTCACTGATTGCCAAAGAATCTAGTCTGTCTCAACAAATTTTTCTTGGAAGTGGTGTCAAGAAAGTGAAGACTACAAAAGAgctttttaatgaaatacagaGCCGTAAGCTAAGTATTTCTTATAATCGAAATGTGGTATATTCGCCAGTAACTGctaacaaaatttcaaatgatcCTATCCAACGAAATCGAGAGTCCTCCCGATCTTTAATACCTAGACCAACATCATCTTGTTCAGGTTCGTTATCgtcttattatatatatttaagtgtaTTATTCTGACATTAATTTACGGCTTTTAGAAACATCAATGCATTCACCTCATATATTGGAAACTAATTCAGCAAATGTTTCTTTAAGTGGCATCGAATctaaattttcaaatgttatTGAAGGTAAGCTTTATATTATCAAAGATATctatatgttattttaaattgcatatttttaatacgaGACACTATTTGAAGACTCAATGGTTATCCTTAAAGCAATTGATTTCGTTCAATATCGATAAAGGTCGCTTATTCATATTGACatacaaaatactttaatcTATCGactatataaatactaaatatacaggGGTGCCACAGAAAATGCTTCCAATGTAGGTGTCACAGACCCTTTATACGGTGTTTTCAAAAACACTTAAATATTtccacagcaaaaaaaacacaaatgggCATCGGTAAATTTTTTAGTGCGACTGCTCGGATGAAAAACAACTgactgaaaatatatataacagtCTGTCCGATAATTTTACGTTTGTGTTcgcaatttgaaataaattaaaaaagaaaacccgTTTTTGTACTGGGGAAGCGGAGCATTTCTTGGTTTCAgttaatttaacataaaatttttatacccCGCTacacatagggtagaagggtattataactttgtgccgacaggaaatgtatgtaataggtagaaggaggcatctccgaccctataaagtgtatatattcttgatcagcgtcaacagccgagtcgatctagccatgttcgtctgtgtctgtccgtatgaacacctagatctcagagattataagagatagagtataattttttcgacagcatttgttatgtttgtttcaaatttttgccacgcctacttccgcccccgcaaatcaaaaaatcgaatcaagcgtacaataataactatagtagttatgattcctgaagatttggttgcgatcagataaaattcttttgtatgggcaaaaacgcctacttactaggggtcttagttgctttggctgacaatctggtatattgcgccgtctatggtatattttgaatgcggtactatatcgatataccacatataccatttcgtttatttttagcatttttacagtatatttggtatattgtgagaataataccgaaaaatatattgcttttattcaaaatgggtagcgggtatctcacagtcgagtatactcgactgtatttttcaaaaactaataattttTCCCGCTAACAAATGTGAAGTTAATGAAATCAGTGCCCCATAATCCATAATCCCAAAAATTGTCAGGTTCTTGGCAATTCTACACACTTTATTGACAATTTCTGCTCTGGGCTGACACtttgttaaaatttattaGCATCTTtatgaagatgaagaagaagaagatccCAAGATGTTAAATTTTGCCTTATAGTTTGTTAAAATttagattatttattaaatgaacaGGTAACTTTTAGatttcaaacatttcaaatcTTGGCGCAAAATTTACTAAACATCAGAGATATTTACCAATCGTCAGGCAACTTTTAGAACTTTCTTCAGCGAGTCTATTAGCCATGTAAGATTAACATTAGTGTACTTTGTAGCTTGATGTTTCTGAGCCACCGTACTCACCTTTTAATATGTACTGTACCCACTGTGTTTTGGTCGATTATGTATGTTTGGTTATGGCGGCTGACGAGCTGGCTAAATAAGAACAATTAGCCAATTTACTCTAAGCCAACCTGTTtcgaataaataaaactaaaaccatTTACTATTCAGTGAATAGAgtatcaaaaatattacatcGTGAAGAGTGTATTT encodes:
- the LOC133846894 gene encoding mediator of RNA polymerase II transcription subunit 26-like, which translates into the protein MNQNQIQQLTLHLSQALDQNYDVVNMEAVLSVICALEGTTITKDQLEATRLAKYINQLRRRTKMTNWHVEPNRF